The Hippoglossus hippoglossus isolate fHipHip1 chromosome 4, fHipHip1.pri, whole genome shotgun sequence DNA window gacttgttcttggagccagcctcaagtgggCACTCAGTGAACTGCAGTTTTTTTGCAGTTCTGCATCGGCTTCACCTCTGAGCTGCAGTTGTTGCTGCTTGAGCAGAAGCTCTTTAATGTTCCGTCATCATTTCACTGTGACGTCGCTCTGAAGCTGTTGATTCAGTTTCCACATCGTCGGTATTCTGCTGAGTCATCCTTCAGTTTTtctgtcaaaggtcaaacacgGTGTCGGCGCCTGGAGGATCACGGCCGTCACGTTCAGCCCTGACGTCCAGGAGTCacctctgctgtgtctgtcgTTTAATTCAACCTGTTCACAAACGCATCAGAGTTTGTACCGATGTCCTCAAATCGAAACACGTCCGACACTTCGTCCATGAGTTTTATTTCCCACATGAGAAGTGAAAGATGATTCAGCAGAAAATGCAACATGGAGAATCAATTACAAGAgttactgaccctgttgtctttgctaacagctgatacaactgtttacatgaaGGAGACGAGATGTTATTCAAACAGTCTGGTTACACGTGCATGTCCAGTGCacgtgagtggtcatgtgatgtgtgcGTTAGTGTCGGATTAAAACACAGATAGTTTTAAAACGCTGTCGTATGGATAAAGCCTCcgatttactgtgtgtgtgtgtgtgtgtgtgtgtgtgtgtgtgtgtgtgtgtgtgtgtgtgtgtgtgtgtgtgtgtgtgtgtgtgtgtgtgtgtgtgtgtgtgtgtgtgtgtgtgtgtgtgtgtgttctcagcaCTCTGGCgagcatcaacccagcagctgTCATGTCCACACTGGGCGTGTCTGATCTGAGTGTCAGCTCTCTGTGTCCAGGCGGCAGCGTGGATCTGAGTCTGGAGGCCAACGCCATCGCTCTGCGTTACCTGAGCGACTCTCAGCTCAGCAGGTTGTCTCTGGGAGGCCACGCCCCTCGTCTagtccccacctcctcctctgactacctgctgtcgcctagcaacatGTCTCTGGGCACCAGGCAGTACATGAGGAAGTACGGCCTGATCGAGGAGGAGGACGgcgaggaagaagaagagcaagagGAGGTCAGGGTTCAGGAGGCGTCGACTCGACAGCCACTGACCGAAGCTCCGAACGTGAAGCCCCTCCCCCAGAGTCAGCTGATCAGAGACCTGCTGCCGAAGATGCAGTTGTTGGCCCGAAAAGCCACGCCCCTCAGCGCCGACAAGGAGAACTGCTCCAGCAAGCGTCCATCTTTAATGAGGACGAGCAAGCACCAGACGGAGGGATCAGTGGGAAATATTCTGGACCTGAGTCGTCTGAGACAGCTGCCCAAACTCTTCTGACGCGGCGCCACGTTTAAAATGGAGTCTGGCTTCTAATGCGTTCAGGGtcaaactggttttaatggatATGTGACTCTTCAGCAGCAAATCAGACCAAACGTCTCTTTATGGTTTAACTGGaaatctgctttgtgtgtgtgtgtgcgttattTTCATGTCaatgtttttgcacatttttattttattgattccACAAATAAAATTCATATGAATGATTTTATctgctgacttcctgtttatcGAAGCTTTAAAGGAGAAGCTCaacgtttctttttttatctgatgTTCGTTGTTTCAGTCGAACACGACTCAAAGTGACAAACACCTTCATGAAGTTTCTAactttactgtttatttttcttcatttgtttaaattaaaatttctCACTTTCATTCGACAAATGTTCagattttaaaactttaaatgaaacttGTTTGTTAATTTTTTACATGAACCTGTTTAAACTGtcacacaaaacagaaacaaatcagtttgtgtttgtcctgtggagcagcagcagccgacgGGACATGACGTAtagattgtgtttacagcacgtCCACACCGGcgtctgaaaataaaataaggattaaaatgttttatgaagtAACCAGAGCGATGCTCATGCCCCTGCTGGCGAGCTGTGCGTCCTGCAGCAGTATTGGTTATTGATCAGTGATCGGCCTGACGGGGAGTTCATCACTGCTGCTTGTGTCCACATGTTTCCTGGGATGAAACCGACTGTTGACTAACAGGCGATCAATGTCTCAAAGGTCGCCGTGACGACTGGTCGCTCTGCAGGACACTGACCTGAGATCGGCTCGTCCACTCAGACTTTGTTCACCTGCTCAGGTAAGAGCTCCAACTTCGGTGCTTTAACTTTACTGTGattcttcatctttttatttaaattgtttaaattaCAACTTACAGTttaacctaaaaaaaaaagattagctttttattttgatcattaAATTAAAGTCTTTATATCTTTGATAGAGAATataagtgtatatatatttatgtataaaatatatatatgtataaaatgaTTCTGTATTTCTGAGgttcatgtttaaatgtgtctgtttaccTGAAACCGACGTTTGAAGTGAATTAATGTAGTTTAAATATTAGTTCAGTTCCATTAAACACTTTGTTCCTTAATAACAATTTATATTCATTATTGATGCTAATAATTACTTATTCACCAACATAAAAACAgtggaaatatgaaatatgtcagaaataaatgaataaaaactaaacgATTCAGAGACAAaggatttttttataatttcaataaaaacaaagttgaatttgaaaatatattttcaaattcaactgattcagttttatgaaaaagtatttaataaataaaatgaacgTTAACCTTAAATTAATCATGATGTTGatttgaaaacaaactgaaggaTTTTACAGCTCAGACGCTCAGTTAGAGTTTATTGATTAACTGTGTTTGTTCCTGtacttgtgtctttgtgaggacagacacgacattttgtctggtcctcacttttttaAAGGGCTGAGATTTAAGActttgttttagggttagaataaggtttaggttatagttagggttagaataaggtttaggttatagttagggttagaataaggtttaggttatagTAAAGGTTAGAATGAGGTTTAGGTTATAGTAAAGGTTAGAATGAGGTTTAGGTTATAGTAAaggttagaataaggtttaggttatagTAAAGGTTAGAATGAGGTTTAGGTTATagttagggttagaataaggtttaggttatagTAAAGGTTATaataaggtttaggttatagttagggttagaataaggtttaggttatagttagggttagaataaggtttaggttatagtaaaggttagaataaggtttaggttatagTAAAGGTTATaataaggtttaggttatagTTAGGGTTAGAATACGGTTTAGGTTATAGTAAAGGTTAGAATGAGGTTTAGGTTATAGTAAAGGTTAGAATGAGGTTTAGGTTATagttagggttagaataaggtttaggttatagtaaaggttagaataaggtttaggttatagTAAAGGTTATaataaggtttaggttatagTTAGGGTTAGAATACGGTTTAGGTTATAGTAAAGGTTAGAATACGGTTTAGGTTATagttagggttagaataaggtttaggttatagtaaaggttagaataaggtttaggttatagttagggttaaaataaggtttaggttatagttagggttataataaggtttaggttatagtaaaggttagaataaggtttaggttatagtaaaggttagaataaggtttaggttatagttagggttagaataaggtttaggttatagtaaaggttagaataaggtttaggttatagtaaaggttagaataaggtttaggttatagtaaaggttagaataaggtttaggttatagtaaaggttagaataaggtttaggttatagttagggttagaataaggtttaggttatagtaaaggttagaataaggtttaggttatagttagggttagaataaggtttaggttatagtaaaggttagaataaggtttaggttatagttagggttagaataaggtttaggttatagttagggttagaataaggtttaggttagggtcaggggtcagggaatgtattatgtcaatgagtgtcctcactaagatagaagtacaaatgtgtgtgtgtgtctgctgctttCACTCTCCAGGATGAGggctgctgattggctgttggcTGTGGCGTTCCTGCCCCTCGCCTCTCTCGCCTTCCGTCCAGACATCTGTGGAGCCAAACCCAGAGACCTGGCTCTGGAGCCACGCTGCATCTACCGAAGCCCCGACCCAGAGGGCCCGACCCCGGAGCCCGAGCCGGTCCCCGAGTCCACAAACCCCCGAGTGTGGGAGCTGTCGAAGGCCAACAGCCGCTTTGCCCTGTCGCTGTACAAGCAGCTCGCCCTCGGCAAGACGCCCGAGTCCAACATCTTCATGTCCCCCATCAGCATCTCCACCGCATTCGCTATGACCAAACTGGGCGCCTGCaacaacacactgcagcagatCATGAAGGTGAGACTCactgcatgatgggagttctccctcagtgcatgatgggagttctccctcagtgcatgatgggagttctctctcagtgcatgatgggagttctctctcactgcatgatgggagttctccctcagtgcatgatgggagttctccctcagtgcatgatgggagttctctctcagtgcatgatgggagttctctctcagtgcatgatgggagttctccctcagtgcatgatgggagttctccctcagtgcatgatgggagttctccctcagtgcatgatgggagttctctctcagtggatgatgggagttctccctcagtgcatgatgggagttctccctcagtgcatgatgggagttctccctcagtgcatgatgggagttctccctcagtgcatgatgggagttctctctcagtgcatgatgggagttctccctcagtgcatgatgggagttctccctcagtgcatgatgggagttctccctcagtgcatgatgggagttctctctcagtggatgatgggagttctccctcagtgcatgatgggagttctccctcagtgcatgatgggagttctccctcagtgcatgatgggagttctccctcagtgcatgatgggagttctccctcagtgcatgatgggagttctccctcagtgcatgatgggagttctccctcagtgcatgatgggagttctccagcagtctagacctatagcagcataaccaagggatggttcaggacctgatccagaactataggctttatcaaagaGGAGCGTTTTAAGTCtaatcttaaagggatagttcacccagaaatgaaacttcacctcctcttgtcttcacctcttcacctcctcttgtcctcacctcttcacctcctcttgtcctcacctcctcttgtcctctcctcctcacctcctcttgtcttcacctcttcacctcctcttgtcctcacctcttcacctcctcttgtcctcacctcttcacctcctcttgtcctcacctcctcttgtcctctcctcctcacctcctcttgtcctcacctcctcttgtcctctcctcctcacctcctcttgtcctcacctcctcttgtcctctcctcctcacctcctcttgtcctcacctcctcttgtcctctcctcctcacctcctcttgtcctcacctcttcacctcctcttgtcttcacctcctcttgtcctctcctcttgtcttcacctcctctcctcctcacctcctcctgagGACCCAGTGTTGATGGTCTTTCTGTGTGCGTTGAACTGCAGGTGTTTGAGTTTGACTCCATCAAAGAGAAGACCTCAGATCAGGTCCACTTCTTCTTCGCCAAACTCAACTGTCGTCTGTTCCGGAAGAAGGACGAGACCACGGAGCTGATCTCTGCGAACAGGCTGTTTGGAGAACAGTCTCTGGTCTTCAACGAGACGTATCAGAACATAAGTGAGACGGTGTACGGAGCCAAACTGCTGCCGCTCAACTTCAAGGTAAAGTGTCATCCAGCACACCTACGTATCGCCACTTGCTTACCCTGGTAACCCCGATTCTGTGCTGCAGGAGAACCCGGAGGAGGCCCTGGTCACCATCAACAACTGGATCGCCAACAAGACGGAGAACCGGATAAAGGACACGCTGCCACAGGGGGCGCTGGACTCCAACACCATCCTGGTCCTTGTCAACACCATCTACTTCAAGGTAGTACTTTAcggagggttagggttacagcTCAATGTGGGACAAACTCAACCTCCAGCCAGTGTAGGTGGAAAAGTCCATTCTGCAAGAAACACTCCAAATCTGTTTCTCAAAAGATACAAACTAGAAGGAGACAGTAAACTTCTCAGTCCCCCAAGTTTAGACCTGGAGAGATAATACGTTTgtaagatggagagaaaaatgaaaaacagctaCACTCCTTTAAAACCTTTGAAAAAATCGAACGTGAATTTAACTTAGAAAATGGGGACCTGTTCAGATATTTACAGTCAAGACATTTCTACGatacagaaattaaaaaaggaatCTCAGCACAAGGTAATGAAGTAATTGAAGTGttgacagtgaaaacaaacaaacccccTCAAAGATTGTGTCTAAATTGTGCAGAGGTTTGCAAAATGAAAGTGGAAGATATTCTCTGTATGTAAAACAAAGTGGAGTGAGTGTAGAACACAGCAAACGTCCACCAGCTCCAAAAGATGGTTGGGCATTGGAGAGGAAATATACTCTATGGAAAAATGTACTCATCATTTAAGGGTTAACGTAGGGCTCCACGAGCAGCGCTGGGGAAAATGGACGGCACACAAACGTAAGAATGCATCGTGTTCTCAGCTGGTCTGAAAAGAATGGATCAAAAGCTGTGAAGAGAGTGGTTGATGCACAGCGTTTCTACCTTTCAGGGTCAGTGGAAGAACAAGTTTGATAAAGGTAACGTCTTCGTCTCAGATTTCCACGTCAGTGCGAGTCGCACCTGCTCGGTCAGCATGATGTACCAGGAAGCCAAGTTCAGGTACAGAGACTTCCCCAACGACCatgtgcagctgctggagatgCCGTACCTTGGAGACGACATCACCATGGTGATCATTCTTCCAAGCAAGGACACAGCGCTCAGTCAGGTAATACAGATTATTGATTATTGGCGTCAAGGCCCGAACagaatatataataaagtaCACAGAGGCAGCATGTAGACAAAGTCTcattgtcctgccacagttggaaaatgtccagatgcACATGAGACTCGAGCTGCTCATTGGCCTCAGATTTGATATATTTTCCTCTGTACACCAGTAGATTAGAAAGCTGTCGAGATGTGGTGTAGACTGACTGAGGGAGTTTCATcttatatttctttttctaaCGACGTCTGTCCAGTTACTGTGAAAACAGTGGAAATCAATGAGTTAAAAGCCAAATGTCTAAACTTCAGTCACATCTTCCACTGTGGAAGAAATTCTGTCAAATATTTCTACAGCCGACTGTAAATCAGTGTCATCTGCATATAAAGTGACATTTCCTCTGATTCACAGAGGAAAGTTTCGAGGAGGAAACATATACATGAAAGAAACCTGTGGTCCTAGTACAAGGCCTTGTGGTACTCCACAGTCAGAGAAGTAAAGTAGTGAAGGACCACGTGTAcgttaatgtttatttttgtgtcaagGTGGAGGAGAGTCTGGACCTGACGAAACTGAACGACTGGTTGAATGAGATGGAGGAAACCTCGGTGTCCGTCCACGTCCCTCGGTTCAGGGTGGAGGACAGTTTTgctctgaaggaggagctgcaggcgaTGGGACTGACTGACCTGTTCAGCGCAGAGAAGTCCAGCCTGCCAGGTGCTTCACCCTCTCACGTCCACAAACCCACATCACCTCTTTTCACCGGCAGCAGCACAGTaacattaaaggtccagtgtgtaaggttTAGGTGAAAAATAGGTTTCTGTTTTcgcttgtgtgtttcatctaaattgtacaaattgttttctttaccttagaatgggccttttatatttgaatactttatatttgaatactttatattgacatcaggagcgggtcctctctacagaggcagccatgtttttaaaGAGGCGGAGACCAGACAAACACCTGACACCTGACGCTCCCACAGGTTCTCTATCATGTttgggggaggtgaggggtattcagctgcaacatgcaacatggccactagatgtcactagattctacacactgaacctttaacatacATGTTTGTTGATGGATTACAATTGGACCGAGTGCGACCACATGACAGTTCAATGTCCCCACAACGAGTGAAAATGCAACTGTATCGTCACGTAATCCGACGACATGGGCAGAAATGTCCTCAGGCTCAAAATACTAATAAACAATCTGTGtatgaaacacatttgaaaCCAGGTGTGacttaataaatgaaaacatgagacgaggtgagtttgtgtttgtttcaggaaTCCTGGAGGACGGCTCAGACTCTCTCTACATCTCAGACGCTTACCACAAAGCCTTCCTGGAGGTTCGTTACCGACACGCTGGTCACCTGGTGACACAAATCAACTtacaaagtttttttattttgtttcactttgttaGAAAAGAGAGACTCCCCCTGTAAACCCTGCACTCACAAACTACCCCTTCTTACTGTGCTCTTGCACTCTGATATTTTGTTGCCTGCACTCGACATTctccaaccaatagaatgccaggtgtacTGATGACAGATGGAATTGTCCCGCCCTGGTTACGTGTGCGTTAAGGAGAGTGTGGTACTCTACCGGGAGTCTTTAGCTCAGACAGGCTCTTGACAAACCTGTTCTCTGGCTTCTAGGTGAATGAGGAGGGCAGTGAGGCGGCGGCAGCCACGGCCGTGGTGGCGATCGGACGCTCCCTCAATTTGAACCGTGAGGTTTTTCTGGCCAACCGACCGTTCCTGCTGCTCATCAGAGAATCGACCATTAACACGATGCTGTTCACCGGCCGAGTGGCCGACCCCTGCAACTaataaaagctgctttcataCAAACTCAAATCAACGTTTCTCTGTTTAACAAACCAGCCTTTGACCTTTGATAAACAGCGGCATTATATGAATGTGTTTAGATTGTGTGTAGATGAGTGTGAGGAGCTGAACATGTGACATTTGTGTAGATCATGTGAAAATGACTATCACACACTGTGAAGCTGGTGATGCTCCTCTGGTTGTTAAAGGTTTCACTGTGAGACTAAAAATACGACTGGTTGTATGTCTCCACCAAacactcacttcctgtcacacattcatttatagaaaaataaaaatctatacATTCAACTAAACGcatgttttactgtttcagCTTCACATGAATTTATTGTTTAGAGTTCCAAGAAAACGGTCacatcttgttttgtctgaaacaAAAGATGTGAccgtttatatatatatatgtatatacatatatatatatatatatatatagtctccTAAGAATCACTTTCTCTGGATTGACTTCCATTTTTATTAACTCTTGGTTGATTGTGTGGGGCTTGATTTTAATCTCTCCACAAGGTGGCGCTACTTCTCCATATTTTCAATATGCTCCTTCCTGCGCTCGTGAGTTTTTAGATAATTATTTTTCCAACGATACCACAGCTAAAACAGAACACagcatatatatgtatatatacacgtCACAagcacacatatacatacacacacagacacattcacacaaaccaAGCTAAAAGCTCTTTTAGTTTATGAGCTGGTTAAATAAACCGTTTTTCTGACTCCTTCTCAAAGACGTTAATCGACTGTTGGTTTCTTCGTACGTTAGCGTGTGAATAAACGTGAGTCGCTGCAGTTTGACACTTAAAGTGCTTTATTTCCTGTGAAGCGACCTGTGAGTGATCTATAGATTGATAGTGGTCATAGTAACAGAAGCTTCTTCACATTTTCTAACTATCATCAacctttgcccccccccctccaccagaCACATGCAACAGAAAAGTTCTTCACATCAAAGCTTCAGAACACGTTCAGTACGTCCTCTTTAAAAAGTACAGTATTAAAAGTTTTACTAAAACCATCTTCTGCTCGGATATATTAGATACACGGTGACAGTAAAGTATCATCAGACGTGTTGTGGATATTCAGAAACagtcaaaagtaaaaaacaaacatgaaaccaaCATTTGGCATTTAAAGCGAACGACGTCGATGACGGAGCCTCGACCGACTCAAAGACACGAAGACCAGAggttgatgaagatgatgaagatgatgaggttGAGCCGTTTTCACAGTTTGTAGATGAAACTGAATAACAATGGAAGAGAAGTCGGATCCTGAGTCACTTTATCTGATCAGATTCTGTAAAGATGAATTCATTTCAAGTTGAATCTGATGATTCTTAGAAATAATCAAACACCAGTTTGTTGTTGATTCATCGACAGTTTTCTGAtctttgatcatttattttaaagaacgAGTCTGTTCATGTGAAACACGACACTTTAGTTCAACCGGTCCACTTCGTTAACTACGACCCGACTACTCCTGTTTTATAGATTCCTCCAACCAGACTGGACCGGACCGAACCAGACCAAACTAGACTGGATTGAACTGGACCGGACTGGACCGGACTGAACCTGACTAGACTGGACCGGACTGAACAGGCTGAAACTAGACTGGACCAGACTAAACCAGATAAAACTGGACTGGATTGAACTGGACCGAACCAGACTGGACCGGACTGAACAAGACCAAACTGGACCGGACTGAACTGGAACAAACTGGACTGAACCATACGAGACTGGATCGGACTGAACCAGACTGGTTGACGACACCTCTGTGCGGTGAGGAGGAAGGTTAGCCTGTTTTCAAACCTTTTCAAACCAGTTCAGACCGGTTTAGTATTTCATTAACCTgttaagttttttatttgaaaaaagtgaaaatgaacaAAGTTGGAAAAAATCTAGTTTCTTTCTTAATTTGATCCAAAAAACCAGAGTTAAGAAATGTGGAAACTGAGGCAGCTGTTTCTAACGGACTAATTACTGATGATAAAATAAGAAGTGAATGATTATCTGCATCAGGACGATCGATTTATCGAATCATTTTATTCCTGCCCCTACACTTTAAGTTGGAGCTGAGCAACATGTCGAACTTTAACATTATTTTTAGGTCAAAACTTTATGGGAATTTTCTTCTTTGtcaagggaaaataaaaacttctaAACTGTTAACTCACTGTAGGCTAACTGTGAGCTAACTGTAAGCTAAGTGTAAGCTAACTCGAAGCTAACCTCAACCACTACATCTTTTAAAGAGGAGACTTCATAAAATCAAAGTCTGAACCAGGACCTGGTTAAACCAGAAGTTCAAAGTCGACCTTAATAAATCAAAGTAAACAATGTGGACATTTACACATCACTAAATTAAAATTAGTTCCGGCTAACAGACAGTTTAAGCTGATTTTAGATGGAAGAGCAAAGAGGTCGTATGAACTGTAATAATTTATgtgcatatacatatataacGTTCAACCataaaacttttacttttacatctCAATGTTCACATCACTTCAGTTCTAATGGTTCATCTGAAATAATAACTTATAATAACTTGAGGCACAAACTGGATTCAAACATCCAGAAGAATCTGCCTGATGTCACTGCAGTAAAATGTTGCTCGGTTGGTTTCCActgatatttttgtttgatgAATCTAATTGGCCAAAGTAAATTTTCCTGTTTCTACAACTTTATTTCAACTGTACATGCAAACGTTTAACATTATAACATGTACGTTTTTGTAAAACTGAAAGTTAATGTGCGTTAAGAATTAAAACGAGGTCTTGTGGTTTTCACATCAACTGATTTTTGTTCCATGTTGCTCAGCTCGGTTTGTCGTCCTCCGATTCTTTTTTATGACCTGCGGCTGTTTGTTTATTAACAGGTTAGTTTTATTTCTCGTTATTGAGGTTTAGCAGTTAGCATTCTGCTCTGTAGGGAAGGTAAAT harbors:
- the serpinc1 gene encoding antithrombin-III is translated as MRAADWLLAVAFLPLASLAFRPDICGAKPRDLALEPRCIYRSPDPEGPTPEPEPVPESTNPRVWELSKANSRFALSLYKQLALGKTPESNIFMSPISISTAFAMTKLGACNNTLQQIMKVFEFDSIKEKTSDQVHFFFAKLNCRLFRKKDETTELISANRLFGEQSLVFNETYQNISETVYGAKLLPLNFKENPEEALVTINNWIANKTENRIKDTLPQGALDSNTILVLVNTIYFKGQWKNKFDKGNVFVSDFHVSASRTCSVSMMYQEAKFRYRDFPNDHVQLLEMPYLGDDITMVIILPSKDTALSQVEESLDLTKLNDWLNEMEETSVSVHVPRFRVEDSFALKEELQAMGLTDLFSAEKSSLPGILEDGSDSLYISDAYHKAFLEVNEEGSEAAAATAVVAIGRSLNLNREVFLANRPFLLLIRESTINTMLFTGRVADPCN